One genomic segment of Papaver somniferum cultivar HN1 unplaced genomic scaffold, ASM357369v1 unplaced-scaffold_6, whole genome shotgun sequence includes these proteins:
- the LOC113343475 gene encoding F-box/kelch-repeat protein At3g06240-like, translating to MSRSSIPEDMQEEILLRLPVKSILCFKSVCKSWYALLSSRKFIEDHLNIATKNHLRNRKIMIGVYDTDFKADNIFYSIDYASLLSPTSSRCDGAVLMDYPNDNNAITDDNIHSIIGSCNGLILLWAEPSETLYLWNPSTREYREIIGAPTAIENLSYGFGYDAKTDNYKLVCIATGFSNDIGELDDFSEVYIYIAGSWSRGQNIPYSCSDGTEAVLLNGVLHWLGETVHWTGDTATHEETIISFDINSEKFMDLPFPEGTMTSPEQSLDVQVLGDSLCLVSSVGKVRVDVWVMQNYGVRESWTKEFTITQEIITANPSSLTFYGFTKNGEILIQLDDCFGLYDRKNNSLRILNLNGTIDGYLFSESYVESLVSVTSTMEQKQKKYTGEVQDSHLEKISEVIMEAVADKEAKRKRNELTESNITSKRKRVITKN from the coding sequence ATGTCAAGATCAAGTATTCCTGAAGACatgcaagaagagattttattaAGGTTACCTGTGAAATCCATCTTATGTTTCAAGTCCGTATGCAAGAGTTGGTATGCATTACTTTCCAGTCGTAAGTTCATAGAGGATCACCTCAATATTGCCACCAAAAACCACCTTAGAAACAGAAAAATTATGATCGGAGTCTATGATACTGATTTCAAAGCTGATAATATATTTTATTCCATAGATTATGCCTCATTATTATCACCGACGTCAAGCAGGTGTGACGGAGCTGTGCTGATGGATTACCCAAACGACAATAATGCTATAACCGACGATAATATCCATTCGATTATAGGATCTTGCAATGGCTTGATTTTATTATGGGCCGAACCTAGTGAAACACTATATCTTTGGAACCCATCAACAAGAGAGTACAGGGAAATCATTGGAGCACCGACGGCCATAGAAAACCTTTCTTATGGGTTTGGTTACGATGCCAAAACTGATAACTACAAGTTGGTATGCATTGCAACTGGCTTCTCCAATGATATTGGCGAGCTTGACGATTTTTCTGAAGTTTACATATACATAGCTGGTTCATGGAGTAGAGGCCAAAATATCCCTTATTCGTGTTCTGATGGGACCGAAGCTGTGCTTCTGAATGGTGTTCTTCAttggttaggtgaaacagttCATTGGACCGGCGATACCGCCACTCATGAAGAAACTATAATCTCCTTCGATATTAACAGTGAAAAGTTCATGGATTTGCCGTTTCCTGAAGGAACTATGACATCTCCAGAACAGAGTTTGGATGTCCAAGTGCTAGGAGATTCCCTTTGCTTAGTTTCTAGTGTCGGCAAGGTACGTGTTGATGTATGGGTTATGCAAAATTATGGAGTCAGAGAATCTTGGACAAAGGAATTCACCATTACCCAAGAAATCATTACTGCAAATCCCAGTTCCTTAACGTTTTATGGTTTTACTAAAAATGGTGAGATTCTGATACAGCTTGATGATTGTTTCGGTTTATACGACCGAAAAAATAATAGCCTTAGGATCCTGAATTTAAATGGCACCATCGACGGTTACCTTTTTTCGGAGAGTTACGTGGAGAGCTTAGTTTCAGTGACAAGTACAAtggaacaaaaacaaaagaaatacacTGGTGAAGTTCAAGATTCTCATTTGGAGAAAATCTCTGAAGTTATAATGGAAGCAGTTGCAGATAAAGAAGCAAAACGCAAACGTAATGAATTAACTGAAAGTAATATTACTTCTAAAAGAAAACGAGTGATAACCAAGAATTGA
- the LOC113343476 gene encoding F-box/kelch-repeat protein At3g06240-like, with translation MSRSSIPEDMQEEILLRLPVKSILCFKSVCKSWYALLSSRKFIEDHLNIATKNHLRNRKIMIGVYDTDFKADNIFYSIDYASLLSPTSSRCDGAVLMDYPNDYNAITDDNIHSIIGSCNGLILLWAEPSETLYLWNPSTREYREIIGAPTAVKNLSYGFGYDAKTDNYKLVCIATGFSNDIGVLDDFSEVYLYIAGSWSRGQNIPYSCSDGTEAVLLNGVLHWLGETVHWTGDTATHEETIICFDINSEKFMDLPFPEGTMTSPEQSLDVQVLGDSLCLVSIVGKVRVDVWVMQNYGVRESWTKELTITHEIITANPSSLTFYGFTKNAEILIQLDDCFGLYDRKNNSLRILNLNGTIHGYLFSESYVESLVSVTSTMEQK, from the coding sequence ATGTCAAGATCAAGTATTCCTGAAGACatgcaagaagagattttattaAGGTTACCTGTGAAATCCATCTTATGTTTCAAGTCCGTATGCAAGAGTTGGTATGCATTACTTTCCAGTCGTAAGTTCATAGAGGATCACCTCAATATTGCCACCAAAAACCACCTTAGAAACAGAAAAATTATGATCGGAGTCTATGATACTGATTTCAAAGCTGATAATATATTTTATTCCATAGATTATGCCTCATTATTATCACCGACGTCAAGCAGGTGTGACGGAGCTGTACTGATGGATTACCCAAACGACTATAATGCTATAACCGACGATAATATCCATTCGATTATAGGATCTTGCAATGGCTTGATTTTATTATGGGCCGAACCTAGTGAAACACTATATCTTTGGAACCCATCAACAAGAGAGTACAGGGAAATCATTGGAGCACCGACGGCCGTAAAAAACCTTTCTTATGGGTTTGGTTACGACGCCAAAACTGATAACTACAAGTTGGTATGCATTGCAACTGGCTTCTCCAATGATATAGGCGTGCTTGACGATTTTTCTGAAGTTTACTTATACATAGCTGGTTCATGGAGTAGAGGCCAAAATATCCCTTATTCGTGTTCTGATGGGACTGAAGCTGTGCTTCTGAATGGTGTTCTTCAttggttaggtgaaacagttCATTGGACCGGCGATACCGCCACTCATGAAGAAACTATAATCTGCTTCGATATTAACAGTGAAAAGTTCATGGATTTGCCGTTTCCTGAAGGAACTATGACATCTCCAGAACAGAGTTTGGATGTCCAAGTGCTAGGAGATTCCCTTTGCTTAGTTTCTATTGTCGGCAAGGTACGTGTTGATGTATGGGTTATGCAAAATTATGGAGTGAGAGAATCTTGGACAAAGGAACTCACCATTACCCATGAAATCATTACTGCAAATCCCAGTTCCTTAACGTTTTATGGTTTTACTAAAAATGCTGAGATTCTAATACAGCTTGATGATTGTTTCGGTTTATACGACCGAAAAAATAATAGCCTTAGGATCCTGAATTTAAATGGCACCATCCACGGTTACCTTTTTTCGGAGAGTTACGTGGAGAGCTTAGTTTCAGTGACAAGTACAATggaacaaaaataa